The Hypomesus transpacificus isolate Combined female chromosome 3, fHypTra1, whole genome shotgun sequence genome has a window encoding:
- the mavs gene encoding mitochondrial antiviral-signaling protein isoform X1: MSFASDKLYNNFIRKNLGTLITSVKVMEILPHLSCLTQSDRDEIVAKKEQAGNYNAMQLLVDCLKRRENWPEELISALRACEHDVLAQEIQDKYNSFLVQRNPKSPSPATTVVKAHVHPAPTPNPSLPIPESSDDSASASPAQPAPLAEPAPQPSPPLRAAVDPPPVPLPSPPLMAVDPHLEVAPASPESPQQQPHSSVAPRDLKPPPPVTPVTIEIPPQRPPSPPVAVLQEVPTDDTLTSRDGSALASQVPGFDLGVTSEAVRPIDTTASSQADQIPTAPVEASQSPRTPPGRTDPSSTTKPSPSLYQIKLPVQDTAPLSLVVLPPAQQPVEDSGSTLQVTRDYEQAEAPLTQPVSVAPCLSPVDGADGPVSTLSDEYFSKPAPLLSTPRYADSPATNNTIPEASYSVNTGCLEISRSVSGLDPESAARAPTVCSTVTSDPEVAANPGPCQQNGVLEEDTSVFHNEPEENSFESTCQSSLGDQEVLTNVVRVYEEPSVLNHEGQTQSMMGNAVGSFGDPPVKNNDSQSQIILGDGVPESDDLHESVQRNAACVADDSKSQILNGQATKEPISDPPISDVTISVIAASSSEDGQNSELEEGLLEQETQQQEPQEGGTIPLKNPTNPKNQKNYYLLTAAAVGVSALFVAWRLRN, from the exons ATGTCCTTTGCCAGTGATAAACTGTATAACAACTTCATCCGGAAGAACTTGGGAACGCTCATCACCTCGGTGAAAGTGATGGAGATCCTGCCCCATCTGTCCTGCCTCACTCAGTCAGACAGG GATGAGATAGTGGCCAAGAAGGAACAGGCGGGGAACTACAACGCTATGCAGCTGTTGGTGGACTGcctgaagaggagggagaactgGCCTGAGGAGTTAATCTCAGCGCTCAGGGCATGTGAGCACGATGTTCTGGCCCAGGAGATCCAAGATAAATACAACTCTTTCTTGGTCCAGCGCA ATCCCAAATCTCCCTCCCCTGCAACAACGGTAGTCAAAGCCCATGTCCACCCAGCACCAACCCCTAATCCGTCCCTGCCCATTCCAGAGAGCTCTGATGACTCTGCGTCAGCGTCTCCAGCACAGCCAGCACCTCTTGCCGAGCCAGCccctcagccctcccctccactcaggGCTGCTGTAGACCCACCACcagtccccctgccctcccctcctctcatggCTGTGGATCCTCACCTGGAAGTTGCACCAGCAAGCCCAGAGAGTCCTCAGCAGCAGCCGCACAGCAGTGTAGCCCCTCGCG ATCTCAAACCTCCTCCACCTGTAACCCCCGTAACCATTGAGATTCCACCCCAaagacctccctcccctccagtcgCAGTCCTGCAGGAAGTCCCCACTGATGACACCCTAACCTCACGCGATGGCAGTGCACTGGCCAGCCAGGTGCCAGGATTTGACCTTGGGGTGACCTCTGAAGCTGTTCGCCCCATTGATACAACCGCCTCCTCCCAGGCTGACCAAATCCCAACAGCCCCTGTGGAAGCCAGCCAATCACCAAGGACTCCTCCAGGCCGGACAGACCCATCGTCCACCACCAAACCTTCTCCATCCCTGTATCAGATAAAACTCCCGGTCCAGGACACCGCGCCCCTGAGCCTGGTTGTGCTTCCCCCGGCCCAGCAGCCAGTGGAGGACTCTGGTTCCACCCTACAG GTCACGAGGGATTATGAACAGGCAGAGGCTCCCCTGACTCAGCCTGTCTCTGTCGCCCCCTGCTTGTCACCAGTGGATGGTGCAGATGGGCCAGTCTCCACCCTCAGTGATGAGTACTTCAGCAAGCCTGCACCTCTCCTGAGCACCCCCCGTTACGCTGACAGCCCCGCTACAAATAACACCATCCCAGAGGCGTCCTACTCCGTGAACACCGGATGTCTGGAAATAAGTCGCTCAGTTTCAGGCCTTGACCCCGAGTCTGCTGCCAGAGCTCCTACAGTCTGCTCtactgtgacctctgaccccgagGTGGCTGCAAACCCAGGACCATGTCAGCAGAATGGAGTTCTCGAGGAGGACACGTCCGTGTTCCATAATGAACCTGAGGAGAACTCCTTTGAGTCTACCTGCCAAAGCTCCTTAGGGGATCAGGAAGTTCTAACTAACGTGGTCCGTGTTTATGAGGAACCATCTGTCCTGAACCACGAAGGCCAAACCCAAAGCATGATGGGTAATGCTGTAGGTTCATTTGGAGATCCACCTGTTAAGAATAATGACAGCCAATCCCAGATTATACTCGGAGATGGCGTCCCTGAGTCTGATGACCTACATGAGAGCGTCCAGAGGAACGCTGCCTGCGTCGCTGACGACTCAAAAAGTCAAATCCTCAACGGCCAAGCAACCAAGGAGCCTATTTCCGATCCTCCTATCAGCGATGTCACTATATCCGTCATCGCGGCCTCCTCCAGTGAAGATGGCCAGAActcggagctggaggagggcttgCTGGAGCAGGAGACCCAGCAGCAGGAACCACAGGAGGGGGGAACCATTCCACTAAAGAACCCAACTAACCCAAAGAACCAGAAGAACTATTATCTCCTGACGGCGGCAGCAGTGGGGGTCTCGGCTCTCTTCGTAGCATGGAGGCTGAGGAATTAA
- the mavs gene encoding mitochondrial antiviral-signaling protein isoform X2 yields the protein MNTPLCPPCGWKADEIVAKKEQAGNYNAMQLLVDCLKRRENWPEELISALRACEHDVLAQEIQDKYNSFLVQRNPKSPSPATTVVKAHVHPAPTPNPSLPIPESSDDSASASPAQPAPLAEPAPQPSPPLRAAVDPPPVPLPSPPLMAVDPHLEVAPASPESPQQQPHSSVAPRDLKPPPPVTPVTIEIPPQRPPSPPVAVLQEVPTDDTLTSRDGSALASQVPGFDLGVTSEAVRPIDTTASSQADQIPTAPVEASQSPRTPPGRTDPSSTTKPSPSLYQIKLPVQDTAPLSLVVLPPAQQPVEDSGSTLQVTRDYEQAEAPLTQPVSVAPCLSPVDGADGPVSTLSDEYFSKPAPLLSTPRYADSPATNNTIPEASYSVNTGCLEISRSVSGLDPESAARAPTVCSTVTSDPEVAANPGPCQQNGVLEEDTSVFHNEPEENSFESTCQSSLGDQEVLTNVVRVYEEPSVLNHEGQTQSMMGNAVGSFGDPPVKNNDSQSQIILGDGVPESDDLHESVQRNAACVADDSKSQILNGQATKEPISDPPISDVTISVIAASSSEDGQNSELEEGLLEQETQQQEPQEGGTIPLKNPTNPKNQKNYYLLTAAAVGVSALFVAWRLRN from the exons ATGAACACGCCACTGTGTCCTCCTTGTGGGTGGAAAGCT GATGAGATAGTGGCCAAGAAGGAACAGGCGGGGAACTACAACGCTATGCAGCTGTTGGTGGACTGcctgaagaggagggagaactgGCCTGAGGAGTTAATCTCAGCGCTCAGGGCATGTGAGCACGATGTTCTGGCCCAGGAGATCCAAGATAAATACAACTCTTTCTTGGTCCAGCGCA ATCCCAAATCTCCCTCCCCTGCAACAACGGTAGTCAAAGCCCATGTCCACCCAGCACCAACCCCTAATCCGTCCCTGCCCATTCCAGAGAGCTCTGATGACTCTGCGTCAGCGTCTCCAGCACAGCCAGCACCTCTTGCCGAGCCAGCccctcagccctcccctccactcaggGCTGCTGTAGACCCACCACcagtccccctgccctcccctcctctcatggCTGTGGATCCTCACCTGGAAGTTGCACCAGCAAGCCCAGAGAGTCCTCAGCAGCAGCCGCACAGCAGTGTAGCCCCTCGCG ATCTCAAACCTCCTCCACCTGTAACCCCCGTAACCATTGAGATTCCACCCCAaagacctccctcccctccagtcgCAGTCCTGCAGGAAGTCCCCACTGATGACACCCTAACCTCACGCGATGGCAGTGCACTGGCCAGCCAGGTGCCAGGATTTGACCTTGGGGTGACCTCTGAAGCTGTTCGCCCCATTGATACAACCGCCTCCTCCCAGGCTGACCAAATCCCAACAGCCCCTGTGGAAGCCAGCCAATCACCAAGGACTCCTCCAGGCCGGACAGACCCATCGTCCACCACCAAACCTTCTCCATCCCTGTATCAGATAAAACTCCCGGTCCAGGACACCGCGCCCCTGAGCCTGGTTGTGCTTCCCCCGGCCCAGCAGCCAGTGGAGGACTCTGGTTCCACCCTACAG GTCACGAGGGATTATGAACAGGCAGAGGCTCCCCTGACTCAGCCTGTCTCTGTCGCCCCCTGCTTGTCACCAGTGGATGGTGCAGATGGGCCAGTCTCCACCCTCAGTGATGAGTACTTCAGCAAGCCTGCACCTCTCCTGAGCACCCCCCGTTACGCTGACAGCCCCGCTACAAATAACACCATCCCAGAGGCGTCCTACTCCGTGAACACCGGATGTCTGGAAATAAGTCGCTCAGTTTCAGGCCTTGACCCCGAGTCTGCTGCCAGAGCTCCTACAGTCTGCTCtactgtgacctctgaccccgagGTGGCTGCAAACCCAGGACCATGTCAGCAGAATGGAGTTCTCGAGGAGGACACGTCCGTGTTCCATAATGAACCTGAGGAGAACTCCTTTGAGTCTACCTGCCAAAGCTCCTTAGGGGATCAGGAAGTTCTAACTAACGTGGTCCGTGTTTATGAGGAACCATCTGTCCTGAACCACGAAGGCCAAACCCAAAGCATGATGGGTAATGCTGTAGGTTCATTTGGAGATCCACCTGTTAAGAATAATGACAGCCAATCCCAGATTATACTCGGAGATGGCGTCCCTGAGTCTGATGACCTACATGAGAGCGTCCAGAGGAACGCTGCCTGCGTCGCTGACGACTCAAAAAGTCAAATCCTCAACGGCCAAGCAACCAAGGAGCCTATTTCCGATCCTCCTATCAGCGATGTCACTATATCCGTCATCGCGGCCTCCTCCAGTGAAGATGGCCAGAActcggagctggaggagggcttgCTGGAGCAGGAGACCCAGCAGCAGGAACCACAGGAGGGGGGAACCATTCCACTAAAGAACCCAACTAACCCAAAGAACCAGAAGAACTATTATCTCCTGACGGCGGCAGCAGTGGGGGTCTCGGCTCTCTTCGTAGCATGGAGGCTGAGGAATTAA
- the mavs gene encoding mitochondrial antiviral-signaling protein isoform X3, with translation MSFASDKLYNNFIRKNLGTLITSVKVMEILPHLSCLTQSDRDEIVAKKEQAGNYNAMQLLVDCLKRRENWPEELISALRACEHDVLAQEIQDKYNSFLVQRKSSDDSASASPAQPAPLAEPAPQPSPPLRAAVDPPPVPLPSPPLMAVDPHLEVAPASPESPQQQPHSSVAPRDLKPPPPVTPVTIEIPPQRPPSPPVAVLQEVPTDDTLTSRDGSALASQVPGFDLGVTSEAVRPIDTTASSQADQIPTAPVEASQSPRTPPGRTDPSSTTKPSPSLYQIKLPVQDTAPLSLVVLPPAQQPVEDSGSTLQVTRDYEQAEAPLTQPVSVAPCLSPVDGADGPVSTLSDEYFSKPAPLLSTPRYADSPATNNTIPEASYSVNTGCLEISRSVSGLDPESAARAPTVCSTVTSDPEVAANPGPCQQNGVLEEDTSVFHNEPEENSFESTCQSSLGDQEVLTNVVRVYEEPSVLNHEGQTQSMMGNAVGSFGDPPVKNNDSQSQIILGDGVPESDDLHESVQRNAACVADDSKSQILNGQATKEPISDPPISDVTISVIAASSSEDGQNSELEEGLLEQETQQQEPQEGGTIPLKNPTNPKNQKNYYLLTAAAVGVSALFVAWRLRN, from the exons ATGTCCTTTGCCAGTGATAAACTGTATAACAACTTCATCCGGAAGAACTTGGGAACGCTCATCACCTCGGTGAAAGTGATGGAGATCCTGCCCCATCTGTCCTGCCTCACTCAGTCAGACAGG GATGAGATAGTGGCCAAGAAGGAACAGGCGGGGAACTACAACGCTATGCAGCTGTTGGTGGACTGcctgaagaggagggagaactgGCCTGAGGAGTTAATCTCAGCGCTCAGGGCATGTGAGCACGATGTTCTGGCCCAGGAGATCCAAGATAAATACAACTCTTTCTTGGTCCAGCGCA AGAGCTCTGATGACTCTGCGTCAGCGTCTCCAGCACAGCCAGCACCTCTTGCCGAGCCAGCccctcagccctcccctccactcaggGCTGCTGTAGACCCACCACcagtccccctgccctcccctcctctcatggCTGTGGATCCTCACCTGGAAGTTGCACCAGCAAGCCCAGAGAGTCCTCAGCAGCAGCCGCACAGCAGTGTAGCCCCTCGCG ATCTCAAACCTCCTCCACCTGTAACCCCCGTAACCATTGAGATTCCACCCCAaagacctccctcccctccagtcgCAGTCCTGCAGGAAGTCCCCACTGATGACACCCTAACCTCACGCGATGGCAGTGCACTGGCCAGCCAGGTGCCAGGATTTGACCTTGGGGTGACCTCTGAAGCTGTTCGCCCCATTGATACAACCGCCTCCTCCCAGGCTGACCAAATCCCAACAGCCCCTGTGGAAGCCAGCCAATCACCAAGGACTCCTCCAGGCCGGACAGACCCATCGTCCACCACCAAACCTTCTCCATCCCTGTATCAGATAAAACTCCCGGTCCAGGACACCGCGCCCCTGAGCCTGGTTGTGCTTCCCCCGGCCCAGCAGCCAGTGGAGGACTCTGGTTCCACCCTACAG GTCACGAGGGATTATGAACAGGCAGAGGCTCCCCTGACTCAGCCTGTCTCTGTCGCCCCCTGCTTGTCACCAGTGGATGGTGCAGATGGGCCAGTCTCCACCCTCAGTGATGAGTACTTCAGCAAGCCTGCACCTCTCCTGAGCACCCCCCGTTACGCTGACAGCCCCGCTACAAATAACACCATCCCAGAGGCGTCCTACTCCGTGAACACCGGATGTCTGGAAATAAGTCGCTCAGTTTCAGGCCTTGACCCCGAGTCTGCTGCCAGAGCTCCTACAGTCTGCTCtactgtgacctctgaccccgagGTGGCTGCAAACCCAGGACCATGTCAGCAGAATGGAGTTCTCGAGGAGGACACGTCCGTGTTCCATAATGAACCTGAGGAGAACTCCTTTGAGTCTACCTGCCAAAGCTCCTTAGGGGATCAGGAAGTTCTAACTAACGTGGTCCGTGTTTATGAGGAACCATCTGTCCTGAACCACGAAGGCCAAACCCAAAGCATGATGGGTAATGCTGTAGGTTCATTTGGAGATCCACCTGTTAAGAATAATGACAGCCAATCCCAGATTATACTCGGAGATGGCGTCCCTGAGTCTGATGACCTACATGAGAGCGTCCAGAGGAACGCTGCCTGCGTCGCTGACGACTCAAAAAGTCAAATCCTCAACGGCCAAGCAACCAAGGAGCCTATTTCCGATCCTCCTATCAGCGATGTCACTATATCCGTCATCGCGGCCTCCTCCAGTGAAGATGGCCAGAActcggagctggaggagggcttgCTGGAGCAGGAGACCCAGCAGCAGGAACCACAGGAGGGGGGAACCATTCCACTAAAGAACCCAACTAACCCAAAGAACCAGAAGAACTATTATCTCCTGACGGCGGCAGCAGTGGGGGTCTCGGCTCTCTTCGTAGCATGGAGGCTGAGGAATTAA
- the LOC124489051 gene encoding G-protein coupled receptor 151, whose product MTYYRQTWTLGTFVCKTADWFQHSCLVAKSLVLAASTNARHNFVTSTSKSDLFNTTKVYGALVFILMASMSFPIPQVMFVSLKPYGDIDLCVYDMPICASDFMNVFNKIYPTATFVIPIFFSLAFYTRALRNTKSTMNHAASPQLQTKAIPLMLCVSGANAFMLLPEWGTWTWIKLGDVKPPVGLVIFAQVFLYACSALSPIIFLSIYDDVRQGLAALWRFLTCRTSKHIALSQGPKAEGNGSETGPMVINSALELERASSSARPEVVDGTGKTFPDVALFWTERRNTAVEEDQDDPVPWEREEKYNQ is encoded by the coding sequence ATGACATACTACCGACAGACTTGGACTTTGGGGACTTTCGTCTGCAAGACAGCGGATTGGTTTCAGCACTCGTGCCTGGTGGCCAAATCGCTGGTCCTTGCAGCCTCGACCAACGCTAGACATAACTTTGTTACAAGCACGTCTAAAAGCGACTTGTTTAATACGACTAAAGTGTACGGAGCTCTGGTGTTCATACTGATGGCGTCCATGAGCTTTCCAATACCCCAAGTGATGTTTGTTTCTTTAAAACCATATGGAGACATCGACCTTTGCGTCTATGACATGCCGATCTGCGCCTCCGACTTCATGAACGTCTTCAACAAGATCTACCCAACTGCTACTTTTGTTATTCCGATCTTTTTCAGTCTTGCATTCTACACCAGAGCCTTGCGCAACACCAAGTCCACAATGAACCACGCAGCCAGTCCGCAACTCCAGACAAAGGCTATCCCTCTGATGCTCTGTGTCAGCGGCGCCAACGCTTTCATGCTCTTGCCGGAATGGGGAACATGGACATGGATCAAGCTTGGAGACGTTAAACCGCCTGTTGGTCTGGTCATTTTTGCACAGGTGTTCCTGTATGCATGTAGCGCTCTTTCCCCAATCATCTTCCTGAGCATATACGACGATGTGCGTCAGGGCCTGGCTGCCCTGTGGCGTTTTCTAACTTGCAGAACCTCCAAACACATCGCCCTAAGCCAAGGTCCTAAAGCGGAGGGCAACGGATCAGAGACAGGACCGATGGTTATTAACTCTGCGCTGGAGCTGGAAAGGGCATCCTCGTCCGCGAGGCCAGAAGTTGTCGACGGTACGGGAAAGACCTTTCCGGATGTGGCACTTTTTTGGACCGAGCGCAGGAACACTGCAGTGGAGGAGGATCAGGATGACCCGGTTCCCTGGGAACGAGAGGAGAAATACAATCAGTAG